One Diceros bicornis minor isolate mBicDic1 chromosome 26, mDicBic1.mat.cur, whole genome shotgun sequence DNA segment encodes these proteins:
- the GPR146 gene encoding probable G-protein coupled receptor 146 yields MWSCGPLNGTGRGEDQLLCQHFHLVLSVFSLLYLVVGIPVGLGYNALLILVNLCDQSSMTMPDVYFVNMAVAGLVLSALAPAHLLGPTTSGWVLWGFSSEVHITLLVLFNVCSLVTMYSTALLCLDYYIERALPRTYMSSVYNTRHVCGFVWGGALLTSFSSLLFYICSHVAARIIECSRMQDAEATDAIMVFIGYLVPALAVLYALVLISRIRKEDTPLDQDAGRLDPSVHRLLVATVCTQFGLWTPHYLTLLGHTFLTSRGKPVDGYDLGILLFTKDLSRFLAFSSSSVMPLLYRYINRNFPGKLRQLIKKMHCGHQSCSMDHAGAQQVMA; encoded by the coding sequence ATGTGGAGCTGTGGCCCGCTCAACGGCACGGGCAGGGGCGAGGACCAGCTCCTCTGCCAGCACTTTCACCTGGTCCTGTCTGTCTTCTCCCTGCTCTACCTGGTCGTCGGCATCCCAGTTGGCCTGGGCTACAACGCCTTGTTGATCCTGGTCAACCTGTGCGACCAGAGCAGCATGACCATGCCCGATGTCTACTTTGTGAACATGGCCGTGGCAGGCCTGGTGCTCAGCGCCCTGGCACCCGCACACCTCCTGGGCCCCACCACCTCCGGGTGGGTGCTGTGGGGCTTCAGCAGTGAGGTCCACATCACGCTGCTGGTGCTGTTCAACGTCTGCTCCCTGGTGACCATGTACTCCACGGCCCTGCTCTGCCTCGACTACTACATCGAGCGGGCCCTGCCGCGCACCTACATGTCCAGCGTCTACAACACCAGGCACGTGTGCGGCttcgtctggggtggggccctgcTCACCAGCTTCTCCTCCCTGCTCTTCTACATCTGCAGCCATGTGGCGGCCAGGATCATCGAGTGCTCCAGGATGCAGGATGCTGAGGCCACCGATGCCATCATGGTGTTCATCGGGTACCTGGTGCCCGCCCTGGCCGTGCTCTATGCTCTCGTGCTCATCTCACGGATTCGGAAGGAGGATACGCCCCTCGACCAGGATGCGGGGAGGCTGGACCCGTCGGTACACAGGTTGCTGGTGGCCACTGTGTGCACACAGTTTGGGCTCTGGACGCCGCACTACCTGACCCTCCTGGGGCACACGTTCCTCACCTCCCGGGGGAAGCCCGTGGACGGGTACGACCTGGGAATACTGCTCTTCACTAAGGATCTGTCGCGGTTCTTGGCCTTCTCCAGCAGCTCCGTGATGCCGCTTCTTTACCGCTACATCAACAGAAACTTTCCCGGCAAACTCCGGCaactgataaagaaaatgcaCTGTGGGCACCAGAGCTGCTCCATGGACCACGCGGGGGCACAGCAGGTGATGGCGTAG